One Panicum virgatum strain AP13 chromosome 9K, P.virgatum_v5, whole genome shotgun sequence genomic region harbors:
- the LOC120652242 gene encoding protein DMP2-like — protein sequence MLHSQQQLLACSSSSSSSSEEARPTMASPPARSSSVSVADRALRGVADLIKLLPSGTVFLFQFLTPLVTNNGHCSAANKVLSGLLVALCGGFCAFSSFTDSYVGADGRVYYGVVTRRGLRTFAADPDAAARDLSAYRLRAGDFVHAALSLLVFATIALLDADTVACLYPALEVSERTMMAVLPPVVGGAAGYVFMVFPNNRHGIGYQPTRATEDFEHKY from the coding sequence ATGCTACACAGCCAGCAGCAGCTACTagcttgcagcagcagcagcagcagcagcagcgaggagGCACGACCGACGatggcgtcgccgccggcgaggagctcgAGCGTGAGCGTGGCGGACCGCGCGCTGCGCGGCGTGGCGGACCTGATCAAGCTGCTCCCGAGCGGCACGGTGTTCCTGTTCCAGTTCCTGACCCCGCTGGTCACCAACAACGGGCACTGCTCGGCGGCCAACAAGGTGCTGAGCGGCCTCCTCGTGGCGCTCTGCGGCGGCTTctgcgccttctcctccttcacCGACAGCTACGTGGGCGCGGACGGGCGCGTGTACTACGGCGTGGTGACCCGGCGCGGCCTGCGCACCttcgccgcggacccggacgcggcggcgcgggacctGTCGGCGTACCGCCTCCGCGCGGGGGACTTCGTCCACGCCGCGCTCTCGCTGCTGGTGTTCGCCACCATCGCGCTGCTGGACGCCGACACCGTGGCGTGCCTGTACCCGGCGCTCGAGGTCAGCGAGCGCACCATGATGGCCGTGCTCCCGCccgtcgtcggcggcgccgccgggtaCGTGTTCATGGTGTTCCCCAACAACCGCCACGGCATCGGCTACCAGCCCACGCGCGCCACCGAGGACTTCGAGCACAAGTACTAG
- the LOC120652241 gene encoding cytochrome P450 709B2-like produces MAAPALLAAAALLALAAAWLWDYAVARHLLRPRAVGAVFRAQGVRGPPYRYLRGSNGDIRRMRMRAEADAAALDARDHDYLRRVLPHFLAWKDKYGAPLLHWFGPQPRICLFDYESVRQVLWNKSGHFAKTDAHPAILALLGKGLVLVDGADWVRHRRVANPAFAMDKLKIMATTMVTCAERLIRECEELASTSKSGEVEVEFSRHFQELTAEVISRTAFGSSYKEGKEVFHTQQQLLALALATLLNLQLPGFKYLPTKNNRLKWMLEKKMKTTLTAIIQPRLASKGSGYGDDLLGLMLEACFTTEQGEKQDELALTMDEIIDECKTFFFAGHETTSHLLTWTMFLLSLYPEWQERLREEVLRECGRANPTADMLSKLKEMTMVLLETLRLYGPVLTMLRKPISDMRLGSLSIPKGTGIIIPIPFLHRDKEVWGENANEFDPLRFENGITNAAKTPQALLSFSIGPRSCIGQNFAMLEAKSLMAMILQKFSFTLSPKYVHAPTNLITLQPKFGLPIVLRPLDV; encoded by the exons ATGGCGGCgcccgcgctgctcgccgccgcggcgctcctggcgctggcggcggcgtggctgtgGGACTACGCCGTGGCGCGGCACCTGCTGCGGCCCCGCGCCGTGGGCGCCGTGTTCCGGGCGCAGGGGGTCCGCGGCCCGCCCTACAGGTACCTCCGCGGCAGCAACGGCGACATCcggaggatgaggatgagggcCGAGGCCGACGCCGCGGCGCTCGACGCCCGCGACCACGACTACCTCCGCAGGGTCCTGCCCCACTTCCTCGCCTGGAAGGACAAGTACG GAGCCCCGTTGCTGCACTGGTTCGGTCCGCAACCGCGCATCTGCCTCTTCGACTACGAGTCGGTGAGGCAGGTTCTCTGGAACAAGTCCGGGCATTTCGCCAAGACCGACGCGCACCCGGCTATCCTGGCATTGCTTGGCAAAGGGCTGGTGCTGGTGGACGGCGCCGACTGGGTGCGGCATCGAAGGGTGGCCAATCCGGCTTTCGCCATGGAcaagctcaag ATCATGGCGACGACGATGGTCACCTGCGCCGAGCGGTTGATCAGGGAGTGCGAGGAGCTTGCGTCCACCAGCAAGAGCGGGGAAGTGGAAGTGGAATTCAGCAGGCACTTTCAGGAGTTGACAGCAGAAGTTATTTCCCGCACCGCTTTCGGGAGCAGCTATAAAGAGGGAAAAGAAGTCTTCCATACGCAGCAGCAGCTCCTGGCACTTGCCCTGGCCACTCTCCTCAATTTGCAACTGCCAGGATTCAA GTATCTTCCTACTAAAAACAACAGATTGAAGTGGATGCTGGAAAAGAAGATGAAGACGACGCTCACGGCGATCATACAGCCCCGGCTAGCATCGAAAGGAAGCGGATACGGAGATGATCTGCTCGGTTTGATGCTTGAGGCATGCTTCACGACAGAACAAGGAGAGAAACAAGATGAGCTGGCCCTGACCATGGATGAGATAATAGATGAGTGCAAGACGTTCTTCTTTGCAGGGCATGAGACCACATCCCACTTGCTTACCTGGACAATGTTCTTGCTCAGCCTGTATCCGGAATGGCAGGAGCGGCTAAGGGAGGAGGTTCTGAGAGAATGCGGAAGGGCAAATCCTACTGCAGACATGCTTAGCAAATTGAAAGAG ATGACAATGGTACTCCTTGAGACACTAAGACTCTATGGCCCTGTTTTGACCATGCTAAGGAAGCCCATATCCGACATGAGACTGGGAAGCCTCAGTATACCTAAAGGCACTGGAATTATAATACCTATTCCATTTCTCCACCGAGACAAAGAGGTCTGGGGTGAAAATGCCAATGAGTTTGATCCGTTAAGGTTTGAGAATGGGATCACAAATGCAGCAAAGACGCCACAAGCTCTTCTGTCATTCTCAATAGGACCAAGGTCATGCATCGGTCAGAACTTTGCAATGTTGGAAGCAAAGTCATTGATGGCCATGATCCTGCAGAAATTCTCCTTCACACTTTCCCCAAAGTATGTGCATGCACCAACAAATCTTATAACACTTCAACCGAAGTTCGGTCTTCCCATAGTTTTGAGGCCACTGGATGTATAA
- the LOC120652245 gene encoding probable transcription factor At3g04930 produces the protein MFPTVDDPSAAGAMVSSSFPDADAYGNGDSDDLDFPVDPHPTPVFSSPAAAPASASAAPPAGAGERRPLFQRLWTDEDEIVILRAFAEFTAQRGTSFASHQYDTTPFYEDMRRRLHTGFTKNQLVEKIRRLKRKYRNCVERLRVAGAAFTFRSPHEQAIFEIARTIWRPDSDKHGRDSDDEAAANAHDGPLALDANGGDSTKSPTSRPRRGGRRRRTADFPADAAAETLALPPPPMPVMPEDALPSFPAAGMPAMDAGVGVGSISMDPAAGLPAAMSAAVTGGSTAENPILAALFKEMVRAMLSIGGGVTAAPLGLEPPPAIAGMPMEGEKWRQQRIRELEVYLRRIDLLQDQARAALEELRSAPQGRGGMNT, from the coding sequence ATGTTCCCCACCGTCGacgacccctccgccgccggcgccatggtctcctcctccttcccggaCGCCGACGCCTACGGCAACGGCGACTCCGACGACCTCGACTTCCCCGTCGACCCCCACCCGACCCCCGTCttctcctcccccgccgccgcgccggcctccgcctccgcggcgccgcccgccggggccGGGGAGCGCCGCCCGCTCTTCCAGCGGCTGTGGACCGACGAGGACGAGATCGTCATCCTGCGCGCCTTCGCCGAGTTCACCGCGCAGCGGGGCACCTCCTTCGCCTCCCACCAGTACGACACGACCCCCTTCTACGAGGacatgcgccgccgcctccacaccGGCTTCACCAAGAACCAGCTCGTCGAGAAGATCCGCCGCCTCAAGCGCAAGTACCGCAACTGCGTCGAgcgcctccgcgtcgccggggcCGCCTTCACCTTCCGCTCCCCGCACGAGCAGGCCATCTTCGAGATCGCGCGCACCATCTGGCGCCCCGACTCCGACAAGCACGGCCGTGACTCCGACGACGAGGCCGCCGCCAACGCCCACGACGGGCCCCTCGCCCTCGACGCCAACGGGGGGGACTCCACCAAGTCCCCCACCTCCAGGCCCCGCCgcggcggacgccgccgccgcacggccgacttccccgccgacgccgccgccgagacgctcgcgctgccgccgccgcccatgcccgtCATGCCGGAGGACGCGCTCCCGTCCTTCCCCGCGGCCGGGATGCCGGCCATGGACGCCGGCGTCGGCGTGGGCAGCATCAGCATGGACCCCGCGGCCGGGCTTCCGGCTGCGATGTCAGCGGCCGTAACCGGCGGCAGCACCGCTGAAAACCCCATCCTGGCGGCGCTCTTCAAGGAGATGGTCCGCGCGATGCtcagcatcggcggcggcgtcaccgCGGCGCCGCTGGGGCTGGAACCGCCGCCGGCCATAGCGGGCATGCCGATGGAAGGGGAGAAGTGGCGGCAGCAGCGGATCCGGGAGCTGGAGGTGTACCTGCGGCGGATCGACCTGCTGCAGGACCAGGCGagggcggcgctggaggagcTCAGGTCCGCGCCGCAGGGGCGTGGCGGCATGAACACATGA
- the LOC120652246 gene encoding pyruvate dehydrogenase (acetyl-transferring) kinase, mitochondrial-like: protein MASEPVARAVAEEVARWGAMRQTGVSLRYMMEFGARPTERTLLLAAQFLHKELPIRIARRALDLESLPFGLSSKPAILKVRDWYVDSFRDIRSFPEVRSKEDELAFTQMIKMIRVRHTNVVPTIALGVQQLKKDLGGSKAFPPGIDEIHQFLDRFYMSRIGIRMLIGQHVALHDPDPEPGVIGLINTKMSPMTVARIASEDARAICMREYGSAPDVDIYGDPDFTFPYVTPHLHLMIFELVKNSLRAVQERYMKSDKHAPPVRIIVADGAEDVTIKISDEGGGIPRSGLSRIFTYLYSTAENPPDLDEHNEGVTMAGYGYGIPISRLYARYFGGDLQIISMEGYGTDAYLHLSRLGDSEEPLP, encoded by the exons atggcgtcGGAGCCCGTGGCGCGCGCGGTGGCCGAGGAGGTGGCGCGGTGGGGCGCCATGCGCCAGACCGGGGTCAGCCTCCGCTACATGATGGAGTTCGGGGCGCGGCCCACGGAGCGGACCCTGCTCCTCGCCGCGCAGTTCCTGCACAAGGAGCTCCCCATCCGCATCGCGCGCCGCGCGCTCGACCTCGAGTCGCTCCCCTTCGGCCTCTCCAGCAAGCCCGCCATCCTCAAG GTGAGAGATTGGTATGTGGACTCATTCCGTGACATCCGGTCCTTCCCGGAGGTGAGGAGCAAGGAAGATGAGCTCGCATTCACCCAGATGATCAAAATGATTAGGGTGCGGCACACCAATGTGGTGCCCACAATTGCACTGGGAGTGCAGCAGCTGAAGAAGGACTTGGGCGGTTCGAAGGCATTCCCCCCTGGAATCGATgagatccatcaattccttgaCCGCTTCTACATGTCAAGGATTGGGATCCGGATGCTGATAG GGCAGCATGTTGCTTTGCACGATCCTGATCCAGAGCCTGGTGTGATAGGACTTATAAACACAAAAATGTCACCCATGACAGTAGCTCGAATTGCTAGTGAAGATGCACGTGCTATTTGCATGAGGGAGTATGGATCAGCTCCTGATGTCGACATATATGGAGATCCAGATTTTACGTTTCC ATATGTTACACCACATCTACATCTCATGATTTTCGAGTTGGTGAAGAACTCCCTTCGTGCCGTACAGGAACGGTACATGAAGTCTGATAAGCACGCACCTCCAGTTCGAATCATAGTCGCAGATGGAGCAGAGGACGTAACTATTAAG ATTAGTGATGAAGGTGGTGGAATACCAAGGAGTGGCCTCTCAAGAATCTTTACTTATCTATATAGTACAGCAGAAAACCCTCCTGATCTGGATGAGCACAATGAAGGAGTAACTATGGCTGGATATGGTTATGGGATCCCTATTAGTCGTCTTTACGCTCGATATTTCGGTGGGGACTTGCAGATCATCTCTATGGAAGGATATG GAACTGATGCTTACCTCCACCTATCACGGCTGGGAGATTCGGAGGAACCATTGCCCTAA